Genomic segment of Ischnura elegans chromosome 12, ioIscEleg1.1, whole genome shotgun sequence:
AAGTGTTAGTCTAAGTCGAGAGAATATAACGTTGAGAAGAATAATTCGTGCTGCCGGCATTAAGCGAGTGAAAATGGCGGACGAAGGGAAAGCGCGCGAAGACGAtaattacttgaggttaaatCAACATAATTACTATGTGTGGGCTATTCGTACACAAGCGGGACTAGTGGAGAAGAACTGTTGGAATGCGGTTGACCCCGGATTCGACGACGTGGAAGAGCTGAATGCAGAGCAAGCGCGAACAAACAGGAGAGCCTTGGCGCATATTTTCAGACATGTTAATGATGAATATCTGCAAGACATAGGTGATTGTGAACGAGCAAGAGAGGCTTGGAAGACCCTTGAGGAAATCCATGCAACATTTACCCTACTTCACACTGTCATGCTAATGAAAGAGATGGTGAACGTGGAGAAGACTGAAAATATAAGTATGCAGGTGTATATGTCGAGAATTCAGGATATCTATCGAAAGGTGAGCCAAGGTGGAATAACTTTTACCGATAAGCAAATTGCTATGATCTTCCTAATGGGATTGCCTCTGAGTAAATACGAAGGGCTAATTCGTTCGATGGAGCAGGAGGGGAACCTTACAACTAGAGCTGTGAAAGCAAGATTACTTGTGGAAGAGAAGAGGGTTCAGAGAGAAAATGatcggaaagagagagaggaaggaccGACAGCATTGACATCGACGAAAGGCCATCCATTcagcagaaatcagcctaatAACAGGGGCGAGAAGAAAAACCATTACGGAGGAAACAGTAAGATGCGGGGAAGTGGCATAAACGGAAATAAGATGATAAACGCAAGTGAGTCTAAGTGCTTTGAATGCGGAAAATGGGGACACGTTGCCAGAAACTGTGACAATCCTAGATGCTATGCTTGTGGCAACCGTGGTCATGTAGTGAGAGAGTGCGATCAAAAGAGGGCTGAAATAAACAGGAaccgaggagaaaatgaaaacaagagtGAAGTGGCCACAGACCGATTCAGAGCATGTATTCTAAGGACTCCTACTTCTAACTACGGCAAATCTTCGTGGGTCGTGGACTAGGGAGCTTCAGATTACATGACGCCGCATCGTGAATTTTTCAACACCTTCAAGGAACTGCGTGGGTCTGTAGCTTTGGGCAAGGGGAGAGCGGACGTTAAAGGAGTTGGAACTGTTAACGTCAATTTGACAGAAGCATGTGGAGGTTGGACATTGGGATTGACCAGAGTGCTGTATGTACCCGAACTGGAGTGCAACCTGATCTCTTTGAAGCGCCTAGCTGACAATGGAATTAGAGTTACGTTTGATAAGAACAGCGCTATTGGTTCCGACGATGGCGTACCTCTATTTACTGCTCGTGAGTCAGGTGGTCTGTATTTACTAGACTGCAAAGAGGAATCATGAGGGGCAGTGGCGGTAAGTGAGAGCGAGACCACATCACAAGATCCTGATGAAGATGTGGAAGCTATTGCATTGAGGACTGCGAAAACGTGGCACCAACGTCTTGGGCACCTTCATGAGGCAGCAATTAATAAGATACCTGGTCTGAAGGAGGTGAAGGAAGACGGAAAGGAGAAGTGCACAGTATGCATACAAGGAAAGATGACTAGAAAAGGATACCCAAAACAAAGTGATAGAAAGTTGGAATGTCCATTAGACATGGTACATAGTGACCTCATGGGAAAAATCTGTCCTACATCAAATGGCGGTGCGCAGTACATATTGACTTTCACAGatgatttttcaagatatttgagAGTATATTTTCTTGCCAAGAAGAGTGAAACCTTTgataaatttttacagtttaaggCTGAATATGAGAATTTTCAAGGGACCAAGCTGAAGTCCATTCAGACAGACGGTGGAGGAGAATATTGCAGTGACAAATTTGAGAGTTTCTTGAAACAAAATGGTATCGTGCACAGGAAAACTGTTCCTTATTGTCCTCAGCAGAATGGAGTATCCGAGAGACAGAATAGGACACTGGCAGACATGATTCGTTGTTTGATTATTCAATCAGGAGTACCGGCAAACTTCTGGGCAGAGGCCGCGAATACTGCTTGTTACATCCGCAATCTATGTCCATCTAGAGCGATAGGAGACCGAAGCCCCTTCGAGCTGTGGACTGGTGAAAGCCTGAAAGAGGATGATTTAAAGCGATTGAAAGTTTTTGGTTGCAGAGCTTGGCTAGCTGTAGAAAGCGAGGGAAAATTCGGATCTAGAGCAGAAGAATGTGTTTTCTTAGGTTTTGAGCAGCATGTGAAGGGATACAGGCTTTGGCACTTGAAAAGGAAAAAGGTGGTAATTGGGCATAATGTGGAATTTGAGGAAAACAAGTTTccatttaaggaaaatgtaaggGACCAGATGAGAGAGGAAGCGGAGGGTCGAATCAGAGTAGATGGTCTGAATGAT
This window contains:
- the LOC124168751 gene encoding uncharacterized protein LOC124168751, producing the protein MTPHREFFNTFKELRGSVALGKGRADVKGVGTVNVNLTEACGGWTLGLTRVLYVPELECNLISLKRLADNGIRVTFDKNSAIGSDDGVPLFTARESGGLYLLDCKEES